CGTCCATGACCTCGACCACCCGCCCGTGAATGACGTTGCGGTCGGCGCCGACCACCACCTGGAGGTTGCCCTTGGCGGGCTTCTTGGCTTCGAGAGCCGCGACCAGCGCGGAGGGCTCGACGGTCTGGCCGTCAAGCACGATCTCGCCCGTGTCCTTGACGACCACGGCGATGGTGCGGGCCTCGGTGGCGACGGTCTGGGTGGCCTTGGGCAGCTGCACCTTGAGGCTCTGCTGGGCGATCATGTAGCTGGTGGCCAGGAAGATGATGAGCAGCACCAGCGTCACGTCGACCAGGGGCGTGACGTTGATGTCGACGATGGCGTCATCGTCGCTACCGGCGCGCATGCTGCCCTCCGGTCACCATTGCCGGATCGGCTGCGGCGAGGGCGTGGATGGCCTCGGCGGCCTCCTCGAGCCGGTAGTCCTGGACGCGGATCTTGCGCTGGAAGAGGTTGTAGGCGATGACGGCGGGGATGGCGACCATGATGCCGACGGCGGTGGCGACCAGCGCCTCCGAGATGCCCGCCATCACGACCGAGGGACCCTGGCCGCTCGCGGTCGCGAGGTCCTTGAACGCCTTGATGATGCCGAGCACCGTGCCGAAGAGGCCCACGAAGGGGCTGTTGTTACCGAGGGTCCCCAGGTAGACGAGGCCACGCTCGGCTGCGGCCTTCTCCTGAAGGCGGTGGGCCAGCAGGGAGGCCTGGAGGCGCTGGGGGCCGAGGTCCCAGGCCTCGCAGGCGGTCTGGAACATGCGGCCCACGGGGCCCTTGGTGTTCTTGGAGGCCGTCTCGAGGTCGCCGCGGGCGAGAGCCGCGATCCCCTGGGAGAGGATCTCGTCGGTGCGCTCGCGGTTTCCGAAGAAGTAGGCGATGCGCTCGATGATGAGGGTGAAGGAGAACATGGAGAAGGCGATGAGCAGGTACAGGACCCACTCCCCCCCCGAGGCGCCGAGGACCTTGATCAGGTGAGTGATTTCCAAAGCGGTGGCCTCCTTGATGCGAGCGGTTGATCGAAATCTATTTTTATACTCAAGTCTATTATTGCGAACCAGCCGCAAGGAGTCAATCGACCTTCGGGATGATCGGCGCTCATCCTCGCCCGCGGGTTGCGCTCATTTGTTCGAGCGCTTACCATGGAGGGCATGTCCACGTCGCTCGCCAAGCTGCAACAGGCGCTCACGGTCGAGGCGCGTCGCAACTACCCCAACCTGCAGGGGCAGACGGCGCGCTTCGCGGACTTCGTCTGCGAGCAGCTCGCCATCCTGCGCCTCACCCTGATGCCGAACCCCTCGATTCGCGCGCGGCTCTCCCAGCTCGCGGACGGCTTCGCGCGCTACGAGGCGCTGACCCCACCCGAGCGGGCCACCCTGATCGACGGGCTGCTCGGCCTGATGCCCTACCTCTCGGGGCCCCGCGCCGAGGTCGCTCTCAGCGCGCCGACCGGCATGCTCAACCCCGCCGACGCCTCGCGCCTCGCCAGCCGCGTGCGCGAGCAGGCCCCGGAGTACGCTCGGCAGCAAACGCCGAGGCCCGCCGCCGTTCAACCGGCCGCCCCGCAGCCCCAGGCGCCGGCGAAGGGGGCAGCCCCGCGCGCCGCCAAGCCCGTCGCGGGCGAGGGGCTCGACCAGGCGGTCCAGTGGGTCAAGGGGGTCGGCCCACGCATGGGCGAGACCCTGGCGAAGCTCGGGATCCTGACGGTGCGCGATCTCATCGGTCACTACCCGCGCACCCACCTGGACTACCAGAGCCGCACCAAGATCCGCGACCTGAAGGTGGGCGAGAAGGTGACGGTCTGGGGAACCGTGCGCAAGGTCGAGGCCTTCAGCCCGCCGCGCAAGCCCAACATGAGCATCATGTCCGTCACCATCACCGACGGCAGCGGCTCGGTCACGGCGCGCTGGTTCATGGGCAAGGCCAATCGCTTCCAGCTCGAGCAGTTCAAGAAGCGCTTCCCGGTGGGCGGCCAGGTGCTCATGTCCGGCGAGGCCCGCCACGACGAGTACCAGGGGCGCCTGTTCTTCGATCGCCCCGAGCTCGAGCTCCTCGGCGAGGGGGGCGAGGAGGACTCGGATTCCCTGAACGTGGGGCGCATCGTCCCGGTCTACCCGCTGACCGAGGGCCTGCACCTCAAGGGCCTGCGCAAGGCGATGCACACGGCACTCGATACCTTCGGCCCGCTGATCAAGGAGACGCTCCCCCAGGAGGTGGTCTCGCGCTGCGAGCTGATCGGACGGCGCGAGGCGCTTGCCGCCATCCACTTCCCCAAGACCATGGCCGAGAAGGAGCTGGCGCACCGGCGCCTGGCCTTCGAGGAGTTCTTCTGGCTCCAGCTGGGGCTCGCCTTCCGGCGCGCGCAGCTGCGAAAGACCACCGAGGCGATCGCCCTTCCCGCCAACGGCGAGCTGACGAACAAGCTGCTCGAAACCCTGCCCTTCACCCTCACCGGCGCCCAGCAGCGCGTCTTCGACGAGGTCCGAGCCGACCTCGCCTCGGCCGAGCCCATGAACCGGCTGGTGCAGGGGGACGTGGGCTCGGGCAAGACGGTGGTCGCGCTTTTGAGCCTCCTGGTCGCGGTCGAGAACGGCTACCAGGGCGCCCTGATGGCCCCCACCGAGATCCTGGCCGAGCAGCACCACAAGAAGTTCGTCGAGTGGCTGACCCCCATGGGGATCCCCTGCGCGCTTTTGCTGGGAAAGCAGGGCAAGCGCGAGCGCAACCAGTACCTCAAGGCGATAGCCTCGGGCTACACCCCGATCGTGGTCGGCACCCACGCCCTGATCCAGGAGAGCGTCGAGTTCCAGAACCTGGGCCTGGTCGTCATCGACGAGCAGCACCGCTTCGGGGTCAAGCAGCGGGCCACCCTGCGCACCAAGGGCCGCCACCCCGAGGTCCTGACCATGACGGCCACTCCCATCCCGCGCACCCTGGCCCTGACCATGCACGGGGATCTGGACGTGTCGGTCATCGACGAGCTGCCGCCCGGCCGCAAGCCCATCCAGACCTCGTGGGTCACGGGCAAGGGCCGCAAGAGCGCATGGGAGCTGGTGCGCAAGGAGCTCTCCATCGGGCGCCAGGCCTACATCGTCTTCCCCTTGATCGAGCAGTCGGAAGAGATGGAGAACGTGCGGGCGGCGACCGAGGAGGCCCGGACCCTCCAGAACGAGGTCTTCCCCGAGTACCGGGTGGGCCTGCTGCACGGCCAGATGGCCTCCGACGAGAAGGAGGCGGTGATGCGCGCCTTCCGGGACCACGAGCTGGACATCCTGGTGGCGACCACCGTCATCGAGGTGGGGGTGGACGTGCCCAACGCCTCGGTCATGGTGATCGAGAACGCCGAGCGCTTCGGCCTCAGCCAGCTCCACCAGCTGCGCGGCCGGGTGGGCCGCGGCGCCGACCAGTCGTACTGCATCCTGGTCACCAGCGCCAGCAGCGAGGCGACCAAGCAGCGCATGCAGGTCATGGTGGCGACCAACGACGGCTTCGTGATCGCCGAGCAGGACCTCAAGCTCAGGGGGCCGGGCGAGTTCCTCGGCACCCGCCAGAGCGGCCTGCCCGACTTCATGCTCGCCGACCTCGCGCAGGACACGGCCCTTCTGGAGGCGGCCCGCAAGGCCTCGTTCGAGCTTCTGGCCTCGGACCCGGATCTTGCGCGCAATCCCCACGTCAAGGCGGAGCTTTACCGCCACTTCCGTAGCAACCTCGGTTTTCTTGGGATCGGATAGCGCTGCGGCTTTTCCGCAGGGCAGCGAGAGAGGGGCAGTGCTTGCAAGGTGGCCTGGAACGTCACCTCTCGCTGTCCCGTAGGAAAGATGGACTCATGCAGATCATCGCAGGCGCCCTCAGGGGGCGCAAGATCAAGACGCTCACCGGCGAGCTCACCCGGCCGACCACCGGCATGGTGCGCGGGGCCATGTTCAACATCCTGGGGCCGCGCATCCATGGGGCGCGCGTGCTCGACCTGTACGCGGGGAGCGGGGCGATCGCCCTCGAGGCCCTCTCGCGCGGGGCCGGCGAGGTGGTGCTCGTCGAGAAGGCCTCCGAGGCGCTGATGGTCATCGCGGAGAACCTGAAGGCCCTGGGGATGGGCGATCGCGCCCAGGTCCAGCGCGCCGAGGTGATGTCGAAGCTGCCTGCGCTCGTGGGCCCCTTCGACGTGGTGA
This genomic window from Pantanalinema sp. contains:
- a CDS encoding biopolymer transporter ExbD; amino-acid sequence: MRAGSDDDAIVDINVTPLVDVTLVLLIIFLATSYMIAQQSLKVQLPKATQTVATEARTIAVVVKDTGEIVLDGQTVEPSALVAALEAKKPAKGNLQVVVGADRNVIHGRVVEVMDAVRQAGITDLAFAVERP
- a CDS encoding MotA/TolQ/ExbB proton channel family protein gives rise to the protein MEITHLIKVLGASGGEWVLYLLIAFSMFSFTLIIERIAYFFGNRERTDEILSQGIAALARGDLETASKNTKGPVGRMFQTACEAWDLGPQRLQASLLAHRLQEKAAAERGLVYLGTLGNNSPFVGLFGTVLGIIKAFKDLATASGQGPSVVMAGISEALVATAVGIMVAIPAVIAYNLFQRKIRVQDYRLEEAAEAIHALAAADPAMVTGGQHARR
- the recG gene encoding ATP-dependent DNA helicase RecG, with the protein product MSTSLAKLQQALTVEARRNYPNLQGQTARFADFVCEQLAILRLTLMPNPSIRARLSQLADGFARYEALTPPERATLIDGLLGLMPYLSGPRAEVALSAPTGMLNPADASRLASRVREQAPEYARQQTPRPAAVQPAAPQPQAPAKGAAPRAAKPVAGEGLDQAVQWVKGVGPRMGETLAKLGILTVRDLIGHYPRTHLDYQSRTKIRDLKVGEKVTVWGTVRKVEAFSPPRKPNMSIMSVTITDGSGSVTARWFMGKANRFQLEQFKKRFPVGGQVLMSGEARHDEYQGRLFFDRPELELLGEGGEEDSDSLNVGRIVPVYPLTEGLHLKGLRKAMHTALDTFGPLIKETLPQEVVSRCELIGRREALAAIHFPKTMAEKELAHRRLAFEEFFWLQLGLAFRRAQLRKTTEAIALPANGELTNKLLETLPFTLTGAQQRVFDEVRADLASAEPMNRLVQGDVGSGKTVVALLSLLVAVENGYQGALMAPTEILAEQHHKKFVEWLTPMGIPCALLLGKQGKRERNQYLKAIASGYTPIVVGTHALIQESVEFQNLGLVVIDEQHRFGVKQRATLRTKGRHPEVLTMTATPIPRTLALTMHGDLDVSVIDELPPGRKPIQTSWVTGKGRKSAWELVRKELSIGRQAYIVFPLIEQSEEMENVRAATEEARTLQNEVFPEYRVGLLHGQMASDEKEAVMRAFRDHELDILVATTVIEVGVDVPNASVMVIENAERFGLSQLHQLRGRVGRGADQSYCILVTSASSEATKQRMQVMVATNDGFVIAEQDLKLRGPGEFLGTRQSGLPDFMLADLAQDTALLEAARKASFELLASDPDLARNPHVKAELYRHFRSNLGFLGIG
- the rsmD gene encoding 16S rRNA (guanine(966)-N(2))-methyltransferase RsmD, whose product is MQIIAGALRGRKIKTLTGELTRPTTGMVRGAMFNILGPRIHGARVLDLYAGSGAIALEALSRGAGEVVLVEKASEALMVIAENLKALGMGDRAQVQRAEVMSKLPALVGPFDVVIADPPYRTEDWTALLTALQRPGLLAPDAAILLEHAKGEQLPEEVGAAVCRRTYRYGLAQLALFGLTAPQ